Part of the Actinomyces howellii genome, GAGACGAGCACGGTTCCGCCTGCGCGGGCTCGGCTCCGCATGAGGTCGCGCATCCACCGGATGCCGCCGGGGTCGAGGCCGTTGACGGGCTCGTCAAGGACGAGGACCTCCGGGTCGCCCAGGAGGGCGGCGGCCAGCCCCAGGCGCTGGCCCATGCCCAGGGAGTAGGTGCGCACGCGCCGCCCGGCCGCCTCGGTCAGGCCGACGAGCTCGAGGACCTCATCGACCCGGCGCCGCGGCAGACCCGTCCCAGCAGCCACCCATCGCAGGTGGCCGCGTCCGGTGGACGAGGGGTGGGCGCCGGCTCCGTCGAGGACCGCCCCGACTGTGCGCAGCGGGTGGCGCAGCTCGCGGTAGGGACGTCCGTCGAACAGGGCGGATCCGGAGTCGATCCGGTCCAGGCCGAGCAGGCAGCGCAGGGTGGAGGACTTGCCGGCGCCGTTGGGGCCCACGAAGCCGGTGACTCGGCCGGCCAGGGCCTTGAGGCTGATGTCGTGGAGCACCGTGCGGGACCCGTGGCGCTTTGTCATGTTCTCGATGGTGATCATGCTCGGGAGTCTGCGGGGTGGCTGCGAGCCGTGCATCGGCGCCGCGGGTGACAGGGGTCGTGGGGCTCGGACCTGCGTCCGTCGGACCCTGGTCCGAGGCACCGCTCGGGGACGGGGCTCCGCTGGGGTTGTCCGCACGGGAGGGGGGCTCCGCTGGGGTTGTCCGCACGGGAGGGGGGCTCCGCTGGGGTTGTCCGCACGGGAGGGGGGCTCCGCTGGGAGGCGGGTCGGGTCGGTGCGCTCAGATCGTCGGGATGGGGGGCGTTCTCCTCGCAGTGCGCGGCTCCGTCCTCGGTCGCGGCCGGTCGCCGGCGGGCTGAGAGGGCGGTGGGGCCTATGCGCGGACTCAGGTCGGTAGCCCCACAAAGTAGTTGACACAAGAACTACCTCGTCGATTGGAGTCGCCTCCCGCAGTTCCGCCCTTGAATGATCGTTTTGTACCAGTCTGGTCATGCTTTGATGTGCACCGAGGGGCACGATGCACATCATTGCCAGGTGGGGGCGCTGTGGGCGTCGTCGCCCAGGAGCCCGATTCGCGGAATCTCAACGATTCGAACGCGAGGGTCCTGCCGGGCGCTGGTGTGTGATGTGCATCACGAGCGCTTGGGGTGCCTGAACCTGCGCCTGCCAGCACCTGGCGGTGCTGAGCGGGGGCGTGTGGTCTCCGGTCTCGGAGGCGCGGCGGTCAGCGAGGCGGGGGATGAGGGCCTTCCAGTCGTGTGGTCTCCGGTCTCGGAGGCGCGGCCCTGGCGGTCGGTTGCAAGGCGCGTCGGGCAGGCGGGTGGGCTGCCCCTCGGCCCGCCCGCCTACCCGCCGGTCCGGGCGCCGGTCTCTGTCTGCGGCTGCCGGGGCTGGCATCTGCCGTGAGGTCCTGGCTGCGGCCCGCCCGCCTCGACCGCCCGCCGGTCCGGGCGCCCGCCTGCCGGCCCGCCCTCCTACCCTCCACGCCCGCCCGCCGGTCCGGGCGCCCGCCTGCCGGCCCGCCCTCCTACCCTCCACGCCCGCCCGCCGGTCCGGGCGCACGGCTCCGTCCGCGCTCGCCCTCAGATCATCGGGAGGACGGCGCTCAGGTTGTTGAGGACGTGAAGTGTCGCGGGGAAGACGAGGTTGCGGCGCGTGCGCAGGAAGACGACACCGAGGGCCAGCCCGAAGCAGGCGTGAGGGATCACGCCGATCCACTCCGAGGCATGGAGGGAGCTCATGTGCAGCGTGCCGAACAAGACGCTTGAGACGAGGAGGCCCACCCAGGGGCGGGAGAACCGCGCGACGCCCGTGAGCAGGAGCTGACGGAAGAACAGCTCCTCGACGATCGGCCCCGCGACCGCGAGCACGGCCACGATCACCCAGGGCGGGTAGCGGTCGACGACCGCCATGACGTTGGAGTCGTTGACCAGTCCGGCTCGCCCACCCGGCACGACCTCCGACAGCCACTGCGCGGCCAGACCGCCAGCGGTCTCGACCACGATGATCAGAAGGAAACCGAGACCCAGCGTCGCCAGGGCCCGGCGCTTGCGGGCCACGACCTGCCGGAAGCGGTCCACCAGCTCGGTGCGCCAGCCGAGCACGCCCAGGACGAAGAGCACGACGTAGGCCGTCATGGTCAGTCCGTGACGCTGCCCCTCGGGTACCCAGAGCGTGGGCAGCTTGAGCAGGAAGACGCAGACGTAGCCGGCGACGAAGGCTGCCCGGAGAACGACGTCGTGACCTCGGGGTCGGTGCGCCGGGGCCCCGGCCCCCGGGGGTCCGTCCCCTGGGCTCCCGTCCCCTGGGCTCCCGTCTCCCGGGGTCCAGTCTCCCGGGAGCCCGTCCCTCGAAGACCCGACGCGCCGGGAGCCGGTCCGGCCGTCGTCGGCCCCTGCTCCCCGCCCCCTGCTGCCCTCGGCCTCGCGAGGGGGCCGGACGCCGGCCAGGAGACTGGGCTCCGAGGCCCCGGGGTCCTGCACCCGCCGGCTTGCCCCGGCGCTCATGCGTCCCTCCTCGTCCACGGGACCGCCACGAGGACGAGTGCAACCAGGCCCCAGGCGGCCAGCACCGCCCACGTCCTGCCGGTCGACAGCATGGGGGCGTCGTAGTCGGTCATGGTCAGCCCGAAGGCCGCGGAGTCAGGCAGGTAGGCGGCCAGGTCGGTGACCCTGGACAGCAGGAGCCCGGGGGAGACCAGGGAGCTGGTCGTCAGCCCCCACGCCAGGGGCACGAGCGCGCCACGGGTCAGCGAGGCCAGGGCCATGGCCCCCAGAGCGTTGAGCGCCCACCACGCGGAGAGCCCAGCCACGCGCCCCCAGGGCACGGGCCAGAACGACGGCGACCACTCGCCCAGGGCCCTGGCAGTCACCGTGAAGGTGAGCGTGCAGGCCAGCGCGGCCAGCACCGCCGTCGCCCCCAGGACGACGAGCACCTTGGCGGTCATCGTCACCCCTCGTCGGGGCTCGACGAGCAGGGCCGTGCTCACACGCCGGGCCGATCCGAGGCTCTGGGCGGTGGGGGTGTACTCCCCGGCCACGCTGACCGCGCCGATGACCACGACGCCCACGACCCCGAAGATCGCGTCCATGAACCCCATGTCGGGGAGCAGCTCGTACAGGTAGGAGTCGGGGTCGGCGGCCAGCTGGGCGGCCATGCCCCGGGTGTTCAACAGCTCGAGGGCCACGGGCAGGGTCACGGCCAGGGCCGCCCCGCCCCAGGCACCGGGGGTCCCGGCGAGCTTGAGCGCCTCGGCGTGCAGCGCCCGGAGGACGGCGGGACGCCGGGAGGCCAGGGCGGGAGCGCCGCGGCTGGAGCGGGCCCGCGTGCGGATCGAGCGGGCCCGCGTGCGGCGGGTGGGCGTGGGCGCCTCACCGGCGACGATGGGGTCGTTGTTCATGGGACAAGGCTCGAGCGGTGCTTCGGGGTCCGCATCGGCGTCGCAGACGACCGTGTGCCGCGCGCATCGGACCCAGGGCTCTCGAACCCTGGTCCGATGAGGGCTCCCGGCCCCGTCCGTAGACTGCTGGGCGTGCCCGCTGCTGCCCGCTCCCGCGCCCGCGCCCGCGCCCGTTGGACGGCGACGGTCCTCGGCCTGGCCATCCTCCTCCTGGTCGGGATCTCACCGGGGCCGGTGCCGGCTGCGTGGGTCCACGTGCCGGCGTGGGTACTCCTCGTCGTCCTCGTGTCGGCCCTCATCTGGTTGCGTCGACGCGACCGGATCGCCTACGAGGCGGCCCTGACCGAGCAGGCTGCCCGTGCGGCGGTGGCCGAGGACCGCCTGGCGATCGCCCGCGACCTGCACGACCTCGTCTCCGGCGGCCTCGGGGCGATCACCGTCCGCGCCGCCGTCGCCCAGCGCCTGGACAGTGACGAGGCCGGCCTGCGCACCGCCCTGGCCGAGGTCGAGGAGACCTCCCGCGCCGCCACCGCGGAGCTGCGCTCGATGCTCGCGGTTCTGCGAGGCCAGGACCCTGCGCCCGAGCCTGTGCTTGGTGCGCCGCCGCTGGCCGAGGCCGTGGCCAGTGCCGCGGCCGGCGCCCGCGACCTGGGCCTCGAGGTCCGCACGAGGGTCGATCCCGGTGCCGCGGACGCCGCCGCCGGCGCGCTCGCCCTCGCGGTGGTCCGTGAGGGGCTGGCCAACGTCGCCCGCCACGCCGGGCCGGTGGGGGTCGACGTCGTCGTGCAGGCCGACGGCGAGGCGCTGCAGGTCGAGGTGCTCGACGACGGTCCCGCCCCCGGCTGGGTCCCTCAACCCGGGACGGGGACCGGGCTGGCGGCGCTGGACGAGCGGCTCCGGGCCGCGGGGGCCCGACTGCGCGCAGGCCCGTGCGGGGAGGGCGGCGGCCTCGAGGGCCTCGCGGGGGCTCCGGGGGCCGGGGCTGACGGCGCCCGCGCCCGGGGCTACCGGCTGAGCGCACGGATCCCCCTGGAGTCGGGGGCTGCGCGATGAGCGGGCCGGTGCGGGTGATCGTGGCCGAGGACCAGGCGCTGCTGCGCGCCTCCCTGGCGGCTCTGCTCGACGCCGAGCCCGACCTGGAGGTCGTCGGCCAGGCAGCCGACGGCGCCGAGGCCGTGAGGCTGGCCATGCGGCTTCGCCCCGACGTCGTCCTGTCCGACATCCGCATGCCGGTGACCGACGGCATCGAGGCGACCAGGCTCATCCGCGCCGCCCTGCCGGACACGCGCGTGCTCGTGCTCACCATGTTCGAGGTCGACGAGTACGTGCTGGGAGCCCTGCGCGCCGGGGCCGCAGGCTTCCTGCTCAAGGACGCCGATCCCCAGGCTGTCGTCGACGCGGTGCGCACCGTGCACGCCGGCCAGTCGCTGCTCAGCCCTCAGGTGCTCGCCCGGATCATCAGCCCGGTGCCCCAGGGGCGCCATGGCGGTGGGATCGAGGGGCTCACCCCGCGCCAGACCGATGTGCTGCGGCTGATCGCCAGGGGGCGATCCAACGCCGAGATCGAGGTCGAGCTGGGGATCACCCGAGCGACCTGCCGCACCCACATCACCGCGCTGCTCGCACGGCTGGGGGCGCGCGACCGCGCCCAGCTCGTCATCGCCGCCTATGAGGCTGGGCTGGTCTGAGTGCCTGCGGAGGCGTGGGTCGTCGCTGAGGTGCCAGATGTCCCGATCTCGGGATGTCATTTCCCCCGATCTCGGGGTGTCACTTCCCCCGATCTCGGGGTGTCATAAGTCCCGATCTCGCGGGGTGGGGCGGGCTCGTCTATGTTGGGCGCCGACAGAACCGGCACCACCCCCGCCGGACCTGGCACCACCCCGAGCACTGCCGAGCACGAAGGAGCACCACCATGGTCACCCAGCCCATCCGCGTCAGCGACGAGGTCCTCTCCGCGCTGGAGGATGGCCGCCCGGTCGTGGCCCTGGAATCGACGATCTTCACCCACGGCCTGCCCCGCCCCCGCAACCTCGAGGTCGCCCTTGAGGGGGAGGCCATCGCCCGCGAGAACGGCGCCGTGCCCGCCACGATCGGCGTCTTCCACGGTCAGGCGGTCGTCGGCCTGAGCCCGGATGAGATCGAGGAGCTCGCCGGCTCCGACGGGCTGCTCAAGGCGTCGATCCGCGAGCTGGCCTACGCCCGCGTGCACGGCCTGAGCGCCGGGACGACGATCGCCGCCACCGCCTACCTCGCCAACCGGGTGGGCATCGACGTCTTCGCCACCGGCGGCCTGGGCGGCGTCCACCACGGCGCCTCGACCACCTTCGACGAGTCCGCCGACCTCGTGGCCCTGGCCAAGACCTCCTTCATCCTCGTGTCCTCGGGCGCCAAGGCGATCCTCGACATCGGGGCGACCCTCGAGCGCTTCGAGACCCTGAGCGTGCCGGTCGTGGGCTACCGGACGAACAGCTACCCCGGCTTCTACGTGGCCGACTCGGGCTACACCGTCAACCAGCGCGTCGACACCCCCGAGCAGGCCGCCGAGCTCCTGGTCACCCAGCGCGCCCTGGGGATCGAGGCGGGCATCAACCTGGCCAACCCGGTCCCCGTCGACGAGCAGCTCGACACCGAGGGCTTCGACGCCATCCTGGAGCGCGCGTGGGCCGACGCCGAGCGCGACGGCATCTCGGGCCAGGCCACGACCCCCTACCTCCTCGACTACATCCGCGTGGCCACCGAGGGGCGCAGCCTCGACGCCAACGTCGCCCTGTACCGCAACAACGTGCGCCTCGCCTCGGCCGTCGCCGGCGCCCTGGCGGCCCGGTCCGCCTCCGGGGAAGCGCGGTGATGCTGGCCGTCATCGGGGACATCGTCCAGGACGTCGTCGTCTGGCAGCTCGAGGAGGTCAGGCCGGCCACCGACACCCGCTCGCAGATCCACATCCGGCGCGGGGGCTCGGCGGCCAACGTCGCCGCGTTCGCCGGCCCGCGCACCCCGACGCGCTTCATCGGCTGCGTCGGGGACGACCTGGCCGGGCTCGTCCTGACCCGGGACCTGGAGGGCCGCGGCGTCGAGGTGCGCAACCAGGTCCGCGGGACCACCGGGACCATCGTCGTGCTCATCGACCTGCAGGGGGAGCGCACGATGTTCCCCTCCCGCGGAGCCTCCGGCATGCTCGAGCCGCTCGACCCCGACCTGCTGGCCGACGTCGACCTGCTGCACCTGACGGCCTACTCCCTGCTGACCGACTCGGCCCACCGCGCGGTGCTCGACGCCGCCCGGCGGGTGCACGCCCACGGCGGGAGGGTGAGCCTCGACGTCTCCAGCGTGGGCCTTGTCGAGGAGCTGGGGGCTGAGGTCGTGACCGCCGCGGTCGAGGACCTCGGCCCGGAGATCATCTCCGCCAACCGGGACGAGGCGCTCGTCCTGGGCCTGGCCGACGGCGACGAGCCCGGTCCGCTGCTCGCCCGGCTGCCCGGAACCACCCTCCTGGCCCGCAACGGGGCCCAGGCCACCCGGGTCTTTGCCGGCGGGCGCCTGGCCGCCACGGTGCCCGTCGAGCCGGTCGAGGCCGTCGCTGACCTCACTGGGGCGGGGGACGCCTTCAACGCGGGCTTCCTCGCCTCCCTGCAGGGCGGGGGCGGTGACCTCGTCGCGCACGTCGAGGCGGGTCACGCCCTGGCCCGCAGGGTGCTGACCGTCCCGGGCGCCACCGAGCCCGAGGACTGAGACCCAGGACTGAGCCTGACGACTGAGACCCAGGACTGAGCCCGAGGACTGAGCCCGAGGACCGGGCCGGGCCGGGCGGGTGTCCTGCCGTGCTGGGCGGGCCGCCGGCCCGCGCCGTCCGCGCTGCCCGCGCCGGCCCGCGCCGTCCGCGCCGTCTGCGCTGCCCTCCCGGCCCGCGCCGTCCGCCCGGCACGCGGAAGGGGCGGACGGCCCGAGAGCCGTCCGCCCCTCCCGCAGGCGCCCGCCGGGCGGGCTCAGGCCCGCTAGCGGAAGACGACCCGCCGCTGGGCGAGGTAGCTGGCCACGTAGATCGACCCGTCGCCGATGATCTTGGCGACGCCCAGCGGGACCCCCAGGCCCGTGAGCGTCCACAGCGCGACGTAGCTGGCGGCCAGCAGCGTGAGGGCCAGGGTGACGTAGCGCAGGGCCGTGCGGCCCACGGTCCCCGGGGCGGCGTGGAAGACCCGTCGGTTGAGGAAGAAGTTGCACGTGCCGCTGGTCAGGCGCGCTCCCACGACGCTGGCCAGGAGGTTGCCGGTGAGCGCGAAGAGCACCATGACCGCCAGCCAGTCGATCGCGAAGCTCGCCAGGCTCGCCCCGACGAAGCGCAGCAGCGGAGCGTAGATGCGCGCCGAGTCGACCAGGGGGCGGAAGTGCGAGGAGGTGTTGCCGAGCTCGTAGATCGTCTCGATCTCGACCTCCTCGACGCCCAGGCCGAGCTCGTGGGCGCGCAGAAGCGTGCTCAGCTCGTACTCGTAGCGGTTGCCCGGAACCGTGAGGAGCCAGTCGAGGCATCCGGCCGGGTAGCCGCGCAGACCGGTCTGGGTGTCGCGCAGCCTCCAACCCGTGGCGCCGCGGAACAGCAGCGCGGTCACGTCGTTTCCGATCCGGCTGCGCAGGGGCACCTGTCCGGTGAACATGCGCACCCCCAGCGTCATGCGTCCGGTGGACCGGACCCGGGCGGCGACGGCCGCGATGTCAGCCGGCGTGTGCTGGCCGTCGGCGTCGGCGCACACGACGTCGGCCTGGGGCCAGGACCCGGCGGCGCGGGCGGCGGCGAAGACCTCCTCGAAGGCCGCCCCTGAGCCGTCGTCGACGACGAGGACCTGGCAGCCGGGCAGGCGGCGCCCGAGGTCGGCCACGAGCCGGGCCAGGCGCATGTCCGGCCGGTAGGCGGGTACGAGCACGACGAGCTCGACCGGTGGCGCGGGGATCTCGACCGCCCGGATCGCCCCGGTCATGCGGCGCGCGGTGCGCCGCGGGGAGGGGCCGGAGGCCAGCGGTCGGCTGTGGCGCGTCATGCCCTCGCCCAGGATGCGGCGACGCGTCGGGAAGGAACCGGTACCGGGTCGGGTCGAGACGGACATGTCAGGCTCCGTTGGCGATGTAGAGGATGTCGGAGGTGTCGCGCTCGCCGCCGTTGGAAGGCTGGTTGATGATCGAGCCGTTGAAGTACATGGCCGAGGAGCCGCCGCCGTCGAGGTTGTAGGCAGCCTGGCAGCCCAGGTCCTTCATGATCTGAGCGAGCTCGGTCATCGTGACCCCGCGGGAGTACCCCTCCTCGCGGCCGTCGACGACGACGAACATGTAGTGGTTGGTGTCGATGACGCCCACCGCGGTGCGGGGCTGCTCGCCCTGGATGGAGTGGTTGCCGACGTTGGTGTCAACCTCGACGTCGTCGATGCCCGAGAGGATCTCGCCTCCCTGAAGGAGGGCCGGGCCGAAGGAGCAGGTGTTCCAGGCGCCGGCGTCCAGGAGGGTCTGGGCGTCGGTGGTCGTCTCGTCGTAGACCTCGACGCGGCCGTCGGTGTAGAAGACGATGCCGTCGCGAACCCCGGAGTCGCGGTAGATGACGCCGTTGCGGATGAGGATGCCGTCGGTGCGGAAGCCGTAGTAGTCGCCGTTGATGGCGAAGACGGCGTCGTGCTCGGAGGCGATCTCGGAGGGCTTGGCGGTGATGTTCGTGCCGTACTCGTTGTTGGCGAAGGCCGAGCGGACCGTCGTCGCGTCGCTCACGGTGATGTCGGCGGTGAAGTAGGTGATCGTGTCCGAGCCCGACCCGGTGGAGACCTGCTCGATCGTGATCGTCGTGTTCGACGAGGAGTAGGAGGTGTCGGTGACCTCGATGTCGGTGGCCGCCGCCGCGGTGGCCTGGGCGGTGGACTGCACCGAGGAGTTCGCGGCCTCGTAGGCGGCCACGTCGGAGATCTCCGTGTGGTCGATGACGAATCGGTTGAGCGCCCACGCGCTCGTGCCGGTGGCGGTCAGGCCCAGGACGGCCGCGCCTCCCAGGAGGATGTTGCGGCGGGTGTGCTTCTTCTTGGCGGGTCGCTCGGTCGCGTCAGGAGCGGCCTCGTGCTTGCTGGTCATGGTGCAACCGTGGCGGGCCCGTGTGTGGCGGCGATAGGGCCTGCATATGCACTTCCTGTGAACCCGGGGAAGAGTCTGGCGGCCCGAGACGAGTACGGGGCTGGAGGCGCGAGGTCCCGCGCGACATGCCCGCCCGCCCACCACCACCTCGCCGGCCACCCTCTCGACACCGCCACCCTGCACTCACCGACCGCCCACCACCACCGACCCCCGTGGGATCAACCATCGAGGGGCCTGCGCATCGAGCGGTAGGCCGCTGGGGCGAATCCCAGGGAGGCGTAGAGGGACGCTCCCTGGTCCGAGGCCTGGAGGTCGGCGCGGTCGGCGCGGTCGGCGGCCCACTCGAGCAGCGCCTCCAGGCAACGCCGGGCGTAACCGCGACCACGGGCGTGGCGCCGCGTGACGACGGTGAAGATGACGGCGCTGGTCCCACTCGGGCACGACGGTGCTGGAGCGCCGTGCTCCAGGCGGGCCATCGCGCAGGACACCACGTCGCCGTCGACCTCGACGACGACGATCCGATGCTCCGCACTGGCCAGCGCCGCCTCGACCCAGGCCGCGGTCGCCTCACGGAGGTGCTCGGTGCTCGTGCCGTCCATGTCGGCGAACATGAGCGCTCGCAGCCCGACAAGGGCGTCGACGTCCTGCGGGCACGCGGGTCTGAGTCGAGCCTCCATGGCAGGAGCCTACGGGTCTGCGCCGCTCCGCTCTCCCATCTCGCCCGCCCTGACGCCACGATCGGGACCTGCTGCACATGACCGTGCACTATGTCCCGATCTCGGGGTGTCATATGTCCCGATCTCGCGGGAGGGGTGGATCAGTGAGCCTTTCTCACCGGGGTTGTTTGTTGAGGCTGATGATGACGAGGGCTGTGGCGGTGATGTGGGTGATGGTGTGCGGGTCGAGGGTGACGTGTTGGAGGGCCTTGAAGTGCTTGAGCATGGCATTGGCCCTCTCGGCAGGCGAGCGCAGACTGGCGTGCAGATGGTTGTAGGTGGCGTCGTCGGGGCAGGGTCTGGCGCCCTTGACGGGTGTGAGCACGCCGATGCCGGCGCCGATGTAGCCCTTGTCGGCCAGGGTGGGCATGCCCTGGGAGGCGGCCTTGTACAGGGCGGGCAGCGCGTGGGCGCGCGCAGCGGTCAGGTCGTGGGTCGAGCCCGGCTCGACCGGCGAGACCCACACCGGGAATCCGGTGTGGTCGGTGATGACCTGGACGTTGCCCCCGAAGGCCTTGTGCTTGCCCGAGTACCACGAGTGGTTGCCCCGTTCGGTGCGGGCTGCGACCCTGTCGGTGCGGATCAGGGTGCCATCCAGGCACACGAAAGGCTCACCCTTGTGGCGCAGCTGGGTGATGACCTCGATCAGGTCAGGGGCCTGGGAGGAGATGACCTGGAGGGCCTCATGCAGGTACCTGTAGGCGGTGGCGATCGAGATGCCGGCGTCTCGGGCCAGGGTGCGCATGCTGGTGGCCTCGTTGAGCCAGCGCAGCACCATCACAGCCTGCACCCAGGGCGTCGCCGCCCTCTGATGAGGCCGAATGTCGTGCCAGCGGCGGTGAGCCGCCAGCCAGGCCGACACGGTTCGGGCGGTAGCGGATGGCACGTCAAGGGTGGCACGATAGGACAGCATGCGGGGACCTCGCATTCAGGGGTGCTTCTTTGGTCAGAACCCATCCTGGATGCGCTCCCCGCGTGCACCCCCACACGACACGCACCCTCCCCCAGCATCCCAACGATCAGGCCGGGTGCACGCCCCACCCCGGTGAGAAAACCTCAGTGATCCTCGTGTGAGACGGTGTCGGGTGCCGAGCCGGTGTCGCTCTCATAGGTGTCAGGGGCTAGTCTCGGCTGGTTGCCGTACGTGAGGAGGGGAGGACGAGATGTCCGAGCAGGGGCAGCACGAGGACGAGCAGTCCTATGGGCAGCCGTGTCCCCACCACCCGCCGTCAGGAGCTCAAGGTGGCTATCCGTACCTGACGCAGAAGCCAGCTGACGCCATACCCTGCCCCCAGCCGAGTGCTGGGGCCCCGGGGTACCTGCAGCGGGAGTCGGGTACGCCCGGCTATTCGCATCCGCCTGGCTATCCGCAGCCTGGCGCTGGAGCACCCGGCTACGCGGGTCCCGGCATGCCGCCCGGCGACGTCGTCCC contains:
- a CDS encoding GNAT family N-acetyltransferase; amino-acid sequence: MEARLRPACPQDVDALVGLRALMFADMDGTSTEHLREATAAWVEAALASAEHRIVVVEVDGDVVSCAMARLEHGAPAPSCPSGTSAVIFTVVTRRHARGRGYARRCLEALLEWAADRADRADLQASDQGASLYASLGFAPAAYRSMRRPLDG
- a CDS encoding CPBP family intramembrane glutamic endopeptidase, encoding MTAYVVLFVLGVLGWRTELVDRFRQVVARKRRALATLGLGFLLIIVVETAGGLAAQWLSEVVPGGRAGLVNDSNVMAVVDRYPPWVIVAVLAVAGPIVEELFFRQLLLTGVARFSRPWVGLLVSSVLFGTLHMSSLHASEWIGVIPHACFGLALGVVFLRTRRNLVFPATLHVLNNLSAVLPMI
- a CDS encoding transposase family protein, producing the protein MLSYRATLDVPSATARTVSAWLAAHRRWHDIRPHQRAATPWVQAVMVLRWLNEATSMRTLARDAGISIATAYRYLHEALQVISSQAPDLIEVITQLRHKGEPFVCLDGTLIRTDRVAARTERGNHSWYSGKHKAFGGNVQVITDHTGFPVWVSPVEPGSTHDLTAARAHALPALYKAASQGMPTLADKGYIGAGIGVLTPVKGARPCPDDATYNHLHASLRSPAERANAMLKHFKALQHVTLDPHTITHITATALVIISLNKQPR
- a CDS encoding sensor histidine kinase, whose product is MPAAARSRARARARWTATVLGLAILLLVGISPGPVPAAWVHVPAWVLLVVLVSALIWLRRRDRIAYEAALTEQAARAAVAEDRLAIARDLHDLVSGGLGAITVRAAVAQRLDSDEAGLRTALAEVEETSRAATAELRSMLAVLRGQDPAPEPVLGAPPLAEAVASAAAGARDLGLEVRTRVDPGAADAAAGALALAVVREGLANVARHAGPVGVDVVVQADGEALQVEVLDDGPAPGWVPQPGTGTGLAALDERLRAAGARLRAGPCGEGGGLEGLAGAPGAGADGARARGYRLSARIPLESGAAR
- a CDS encoding pseudouridine-5'-phosphate glycosidase, which translates into the protein MVTQPIRVSDEVLSALEDGRPVVALESTIFTHGLPRPRNLEVALEGEAIARENGAVPATIGVFHGQAVVGLSPDEIEELAGSDGLLKASIRELAYARVHGLSAGTTIAATAYLANRVGIDVFATGGLGGVHHGASTTFDESADLVALAKTSFILVSSGAKAILDIGATLERFETLSVPVVGYRTNSYPGFYVADSGYTVNQRVDTPEQAAELLVTQRALGIEAGINLANPVPVDEQLDTEGFDAILERAWADAERDGISGQATTPYLLDYIRVATEGRSLDANVALYRNNVRLASAVAGALAARSASGEAR
- a CDS encoding GtrA family protein; its protein translation is MSVSTRPGTGSFPTRRRILGEGMTRHSRPLASGPSPRRTARRMTGAIRAVEIPAPPVELVVLVPAYRPDMRLARLVADLGRRLPGCQVLVVDDGSGAAFEEVFAAARAAGSWPQADVVCADADGQHTPADIAAVAARVRSTGRMTLGVRMFTGQVPLRSRIGNDVTALLFRGATGWRLRDTQTGLRGYPAGCLDWLLTVPGNRYEYELSTLLRAHELGLGVEEVEIETIYELGNTSSHFRPLVDSARIYAPLLRFVGASLASFAIDWLAVMVLFALTGNLLASVVGARLTSGTCNFFLNRRVFHAAPGTVGRTALRYVTLALTLLAASYVALWTLTGLGVPLGVAKIIGDGSIYVASYLAQRRVVFR
- a CDS encoding ABC transporter ATP-binding protein, which codes for MITIENMTKRHGSRTVLHDISLKALAGRVTGFVGPNGAGKSSTLRCLLGLDRIDSGSALFDGRPYRELRHPLRTVGAVLDGAGAHPSSTGRGHLRWVAAGTGLPRRRVDEVLELVGLTEAAGRRVRTYSLGMGQRLGLAAALLGDPEVLVLDEPVNGLDPGGIRWMRDLMRSRARAGGTVLVSSHVLAELAEVADDVVVIAEGRIRAAGTLTEVARGHADLEEAFFSLTAPAGRAS
- a CDS encoding phosphodiester glycosidase family protein encodes the protein MTSKHEAAPDATERPAKKKHTRRNILLGGAAVLGLTATGTSAWALNRFVIDHTEISDVAAYEAANSSVQSTAQATAAAATDIEVTDTSYSSSNTTITIEQVSTGSGSDTITYFTADITVSDATTVRSAFANNEYGTNITAKPSEIASEHDAVFAINGDYYGFRTDGILIRNGVIYRDSGVRDGIVFYTDGRVEVYDETTTDAQTLLDAGAWNTCSFGPALLQGGEILSGIDDVEVDTNVGNHSIQGEQPRTAVGVIDTNHYMFVVVDGREEGYSRGVTMTELAQIMKDLGCQAAYNLDGGGSSAMYFNGSIINQPSNGGERDTSDILYIANGA
- a CDS encoding response regulator, with protein sequence MSGPVRVIVAEDQALLRASLAALLDAEPDLEVVGQAADGAEAVRLAMRLRPDVVLSDIRMPVTDGIEATRLIRAALPDTRVLVLTMFEVDEYVLGALRAGAAGFLLKDADPQAVVDAVRTVHAGQSLLSPQVLARIISPVPQGRHGGGIEGLTPRQTDVLRLIARGRSNAEIEVELGITRATCRTHITALLARLGARDRAQLVIAAYEAGLV
- a CDS encoding ABC transporter, coding for MNNDPIVAGEAPTPTRRTRARSIRTRARSSRGAPALASRRPAVLRALHAEALKLAGTPGAWGGAALAVTLPVALELLNTRGMAAQLAADPDSYLYELLPDMGFMDAIFGVVGVVVIGAVSVAGEYTPTAQSLGSARRVSTALLVEPRRGVTMTAKVLVVLGATAVLAALACTLTFTVTARALGEWSPSFWPVPWGRVAGLSAWWALNALGAMALASLTRGALVPLAWGLTTSSLVSPGLLLSRVTDLAAYLPDSAAFGLTMTDYDAPMLSTGRTWAVLAAWGLVALVLVAVPWTRRDA
- a CDS encoding carbohydrate kinase family protein, with protein sequence MLAVIGDIVQDVVVWQLEEVRPATDTRSQIHIRRGGSAANVAAFAGPRTPTRFIGCVGDDLAGLVLTRDLEGRGVEVRNQVRGTTGTIVVLIDLQGERTMFPSRGASGMLEPLDPDLLADVDLLHLTAYSLLTDSAHRAVLDAARRVHAHGGRVSLDVSSVGLVEELGAEVVTAAVEDLGPEIISANRDEALVLGLADGDEPGPLLARLPGTTLLARNGAQATRVFAGGRLAATVPVEPVEAVADLTGAGDAFNAGFLASLQGGGGDLVAHVEAGHALARRVLTVPGATEPED